ATGTATACATCTGCAAAGCATATATGTTGAGTAAAGGATTTGAGATTTTTACTCCAATTAAAAAACAGCCAGGAATGTGTTGCTTTATGACAGAAGTGTAATGTTTGCATATTCACAATAAGACATCTTGTGTGAATATGCAAACATTCAAAAGGTGAGAATACCAGTCTTTTAAGTTACACATTCAATATATCATTACATGTCTTGCAGGTCATACGGCAAAATTAACTTAAGTGGTGAAGATTGATTGAACTGTGATTTTTAAGCACTTCATATAAGTCTGTTGTATTAGATGTGGTCTGCGAACCGGCTACGTTGAGCTTGTGAACCTTGACCCCGCCGTAATGAAGCACATCAACAATCTATTCTCCACCAACTCCTGTCCAGTTTTGGGACAGATTGCTCTGGATGTGATGGTGAATCCTCCACAACCAGGAGACCCCTCACACCCTCTCTATTTGAAggtgagacatttttatttaccgCAACAACTGGGGGTACAAAAAATTTGAGCTGTCGGCTTGATCTTCATTGTGCAGGAGACGCAGCACATCAGGGCCTCGTTAGCTCAAAACGTGAGGAGGGTGGAAGAAGTCATCAACAGCTTCCCAGATTTTAGCTGCCAACCACTGGAAGGAGGAGCATTTGCATTCCCAAGAGTGTTTCTTCCACCCAAAGCCATTGAGAGAGCCAAGGTTTCAGAATAAATGCACATTGAGCAATATGATGCAATTCGTAATGTACTGCCAAAGGttcttgtgtgttttggttACGAGAGCGGATTTATTYGGATGTTTCAGGAGGCTGGACTGCAGCCGGACACATTTTACTGTTTGAGACTTCTGGAGGAAGCCGGAGTGTTGTTTAGTCCTGGGACTGAGTATGGACAAAAGGAGGGCACCTACCACATCAGGTGAGACTCAAATTCTTGAACGTTTGACGAAATAATTAgccattttaaatgaacataaaatgattaaagttaACTTCACACAGCACAGGTATTCCAACACTCGCACTTGTCTTTGCAGATTTTGCATCATGACCCCCACAGACACCATGGAAGAAATATTGAGACGTTTGAGCGCCTTTCACAAACAGTTTATGAAGGAGTTTtcatgaaaacaggaaaaaaaaWGTCTCTTCTGATCTTGCagtcagtaaaagaaaaaaaacttgtgacCTTATACTGGAAAGAAATGTTATCGTTTTAATAAACCTGACAGTGTTCACGATTCCAATGACCCGTCCTTACTCATTAGAGTAAAATCCTACATACTTCCTTTAGAAAGCAATGAAGCATTTagtttacaaagaaaaaaggtcaaaactgGATTTTCCTATCATTGTAGGATAGGAGTGATGGAGTTAAGcatttataaagaaaagcagcacACAATTTCCAGGGGATATGAATTTGTTGCGATcatcattttcacaaaagtgCTTCCGAAATAAAATATGCTTCATGATTTCAAAATTCGCCATAGAGTCAAACCTCGCATGCagaaaatatatagtttttaatcCACTTCACTTTCTGTGCCAGACATCTCAACAAAAGGGTTCGACTCTGTGTTGTTCAGCAGCTCTACAAGTAAGGATATGAGGTTTCCATCTTGAGAAAYGTTAGYGTTGCTGGGATTGTTGAAGTTGCGGTAGAGCATGGTCTGAATGGAGGTGCGAAGATCCCAGAGAAGATCCCATGTCTGAAGTGGGACCTCGCAGCGCACCAGAGAGCGGCCAGGAAAAGATACCTCCACCATGGCGCCGTTTACTGAaacagcagggaaaaaaaaagatgaaaactttcGTTCAAGTATGAAACAAGATCACCTTTTTTGATAcccaagaaaaaacatttattaaattagaatatgcattCTGGTAAGCCtcatttgttatatttaaaaagtacctttaaaaaaacaacctttaagcaggtattaaacgtATTTCATTAAACTAACGTTTCTCTATTAAAAGttctaaatgttgctttttcatAATCTTAAGAAATGAAGGCATGGAGATAATCTGTTAATCAATATGTGCATCTCTTTGTGAATTTGACTTTCTAgtataaacattttacaaatctaATGTATTGAGACACACCTGTATGYGTGACTTGcaaacagatttgtttaaaCGTTCTTGCTGATTTTAGAAGgagaggaaacatttttaatcagtggATATCAGCCATCTTTAAAACACGACCGGAAAAATTGCATTTCCTGTGAAAATGCTGTTGACTTTGGTAAACTAGTTGAAGACRGAGAATAAAAGTTATTTCATAGAAGAGCAGAAACCTTAGAAGAAATTTAAGGTGAACAGCTGAAGTTTKTAATGTAGTTGAGAACATAAAGAAAAGATTATTCAATTTACAAAAGCAGAGGCAGAGAAGTTCCATAAGATTGGTACTGTTGATTATTTGAGCTTTCAAAAGGATGATTAAGGGAGATTTCATTCAAACAATTTTGTCACACTTAGWCAAGACTTTGAGGAACTGGCATGTAggtttcattttccaaacacacaccctttgacagaaaaaaaattgtcttcaagtttaaaatgtattaaggaGAAAAACGATTGAAACAGTTGCCTCCAAACGCTCATGCTCGACAAACACATTACCTGTCTCTGAAATGTCACAGtcagtgagcagcagcagggcAAGGGGGTGAACAGCAGAAGAGTCCCTGATGAAAACATTCCCGTTAGACTTGACCGCACTGAAAAAGGTCAGCCACCGACTGGGGAGATCCTCTTTGCCTCTGCAACAGAAAGGGAGACAAAGTGAACATGACCATTATCCCACTCGGTGTCATTCTGTTGGGGAAAAGGTCTGGACATGATCAAACCTGTTCACTGAGGAGCGGTGAAGCAGCACTGGACCGCTGAGCGAGCGCAGAGCGAGATTATTGGGACGAAAGCGCCCCCCTTTGGTAACAATGCCTTTCTTtaccttcagaaaaaaaaaaaaaaggcagtgaTATTAGGTTGAGCCAGAATGTATGCTACATAAGATTCATTGAGAATGTTCATTAtcatttaaatatcttttaCTTGGAAATCTTTAGCCAAGCACAGTATGAAAGCAAAATGGACTAAACCTACTTGTTGGTTTTTCAATCAAACCGACCTCGTAAGTTATTTTACGCTTTCACACAGATTGCTAGGCAACATGGCATTAAGTGCTTTGTGACAAAGGCACATTGATATTTGATAGAGCTGGAATCAAACCYAACATTTTTCCAGTTGCAGAATTATTTATCTTATTGCATTTGCATAGAAGCACYAACAAAAGCCAGTATGCAGCGTCGTATACCTGAATGAGGTTGGGATACAACCCAGCCAGCAGTACGGCCTTCAGCAGCTCGTCCTGGTTGCTGTGCTCATTRTAGATGGACGTCTGCCGCTGGCACTCACTGGCACGGGAAACAAGCTGCGCTTCCTGCAGGTTGTCACTGAACTGGGAGATGAGACCTGCCACGGGATGAAACGAGAGCAGGATTTATGTAAAAGCGAAACTTTATTCCAAATTTCTGGAAAAGACTAATCTGAATGCGAGTGGCTCAGACAAACCATTGATAAATCGGAGACTGCCTCTAGACAGAGTGTATTTGTYCAAATAGTAATCTCTTTCCCCTCTGGCCCCCTCATGCTGGACTTTCCTCCAGCCCAGAATCGCTCGACTGAACACCAGATAGTCGCTATAGCTGGAGCCGCTCAGCTCCTCTTTGGCCTAGACAAACAAAGCACAATTAGTCAAgtcataattaaaattaaagtcataattaaaattatgactttgaccATTTTCCCAAAATGctctggttttcttttaaaaagatttgctgaacatgttttctgattATTGACAGACTtgaaaaatacacacagggTCTCAAATAAACCACTTGACCTATTGACCTTATAGGTGTGTTAACAAATCCTCAATATTTGCATTATTAGATCCAAGTGCAGTCCCCAATACAGTAATGCCTAACAGACTTATGATTGGTTTCTTCAAAGCTACTACTatattatgaaacattttgcattttgtaaacATGGCAGACTGAGCATCTAAACAATATAAAACTGAGATCCAGTGATGCACGTCACAATTTATAATTACCTTTGTCactatttttacattaaagtaaaacattttaaacttttccaacaaaaataaaataacaaaccagACCTGCGGTCTACTCACCTTATTCACAAGCGTTCTGTTCTGCAGGCTGTTAAGGAATGGGTCTCTGGTGAGGCAGGCAGCTACAGACAACAGGGGCAGAACACACCTGAACATGGCACTCAGGACGAGGACTTTGCCCAGCCGTGGGTCACATGACATGCAGGCAACACGCTCTCCTAAGGGAGTCAGGGTTTCCGTCTTGTCCAGGACCCCTGCCACAAATCAGAYGATGTACATATGTTAAGAGGTTCAGACATGAATTTGAATGTCAGTGTTACAGCRGATGTTTAGGTGGATCCCAGTCCCTCACCGATATCTTGGAGGTTTTGGACAGCATCTCTCACAGCTTGTGGCTCTGGACTGTCCAATACTTGGGACAGGAAGTCAACAGCCTGTTcataaacacaatttatttaatttttattttttaaatggtcattgcaaaaaaaagaaaggtaaaaaGATAGCAAAGAAACATGTAAAGTACCTTGCAGTTTGGACTGTGGATTTTAGCCTGCAATACTAAACTCTCCAGTGGTGTGCGCAGGATTTCAGGAACAGGAAAGGGCGTCATGGTCTCCAGCTGTTTCCTTGGGAACAGGTGGTACGCCTGCCCCGGCTGACAACGTCCTGCTCGCCCTTTTCTTTGTGTGACATTAGAACGAGATATCCAAACTGTGTCCAGAcaagaaacctgcagaaaaataaTAGTTTAGTGTTATCAAGAACAATTGTTTTGATCTCATATTCYAACATGAAACAGAAGTTAAATGCATTATAAAAAAWAAAAWWAAAAAAAACCTTTGTCCGCTGGTCATAATTCTGTTCCTTATGAGTTCCTGTATCCACCACATGAACTATATCGTCTATTGTAATGGAGGTCTCCGCTATGTTGGTGGTGAGTACAATCTTCCTCTGTCCGGCTTGGGGGCGCTGGAACACCACCTGCTGGTCAGCTACTGATAAGCTTGAGtgcactacaaaaaaaaaaaaaaaaaaaagaataaataaaaataaatcagaaaagccACCTCAAAGTTACCAATAACCCCCCAAACACCAAAACTTGTCTATCAATGTGTTCAGTCTTACACGGCACGATCATTTGTGAGCCTGGTGAAAAGTTTGGTTTCTCCTCCAGTTTTTGTTGAACTACCTTGATGTCCTGCCAACCAGGGAGGAAACACAGAACCGCACCTGCAGAAGGAAGGGAAACAATGTAAAGATATGTCTGTGAAGAAAAGATATGAACACAAAACAGAATTATTGCMTGAGAGTATGCATTAGTTACCTGGCTCTCCATGTCTGTCGATGTGCTCAATAACGTCAGCCACTAAGTCCAGATCTGGTGCGGCCTCGTCCGACCCCTCCTCAAACAAAAtcagattaatattttaaagaaaaagagaaaaaaaaagaaaagtactaaagcaataaaaaaatgcaatctaAATGTAAAGCAGATCTAACAGATCTACAAAATTTCACCTTGCTTAACTCCACCCTGTTTTGGAACTTAGCTGAGCGTCCCATCTCCTGCATCACATCCTCCAGGTACCTGTCCTTCACAGGGTGCATGAATCCCGGGACCTTTACAATAGGGCAGCCTCCGAAGTACTCTGCCAGCCTCTGGTTGTCCCCGGTGGCGCTCATGAGAACAACTCGCAAGTCGGGGTTCTCGTCCAAGCTCGAGTGCAGCAACGCCAGCAGCAAGTCTGTGTTTACATCTCGCTCGTGGACCTCGTCCACGACGACGTGACTGATTCCTGCCAGGGTTGGGTTGGACTGCAGCTTTTTCAGTAGGACGCCCACAGTGAGGAAGAGCATGGACCCCCCGCTGTTCTCTGGAGGGCGGCTCTCAAGTCTCACCTACGCACAGAGGAATTATTGCGTCAGCGTTTKATATTACACTGGTTTCCTCTCCCTACAGCAATTTCTGCCTGTCATTTATATTCTATGAACTGTGTTCACTTTGTATGATGTTATAACTAACATTTGGTTTGTATGacattacaaaacaaactacataaCTGTGAAGGGTTAGAACAACYGCAAAGAAGTATGAAatgtttaagaaattattgtgaGAACTTMAAGTATTACTCTGTCCCAAATTGCATAATCTTctgtaacaaatgttgaaaatcacCTGATATCCGACATGGTGTTTCAGACGTGGCCCCATCTCRTGAGCGACKCGATGAGCTACAGACACGGCACTGATCCGACGAGGCTGTGTGACGAGGACGTTGCAGTCTGCGCCCTCCCCGTCTCTCACTTGTTCCTCCAGCAGGAAGCGTGGGATCCGCGTCGTCTTGCCACATCCCGTCTCRCCGGCGATCACAACCRCCCTGGAGGAGCGCACGGCCGAGACCACGCGCTGTCKGTGAGCGTCGACGGGCAGTTCCACGCTGAGTCCAGGGTTTGCCCTTTTCCATACGTCCTGTAACTGGCGACTGAGGCACTGAGCCTGATGTTTGGACATCGGCCTGTATGGCCTACCGGTGATGGCGTCCGCAACATAgtcttcttcatcctcttcctcctcgttcACCGTCTGTTGTCCTCttgcctcttcctcctcccataGTTGCTGTACTTCTGTTGCAACCGGGTACTGTGAGGAAGATGACTCAGCATTAACAATTAGAGTCGCAGTATGCAGCTTTCATAACCAATGTGTTGTATTTCCATATTATGCaatgacagtataatatgagacagatgatctgtggagacaaaaaaaaaaaaagaaaatatgctcTCCTGCTTTCTCCCTGGGGTCCTACTTCCATCTGtagaaatacaccactcagaTCAGgaataaccaatcagagagaaggagggtcttagtgttgTCAATCAAGTTCATGTACACGCTGCTTGTGTCCCTCTCTTGCTCTCTTCTAGGCTACAACTAGTTCCCCACACCACGCCCTGTTGTGAATGCTTAGGCTAGTCAGCATGGCTACTGCCCACACATTTGGCCTTCTTAATGCATGAATCTAAATAAGCAAGACATGTGGAAAAGGAACCGACCTTTGTTAGGTAGTCCCTCATGCGTTGCTCCAAATATTCTGGAATCTCTAGTGGGAATGgacgcctctctctctctccagcctCCTTTACCTTTTCTCGATGATACTTCGCATGAGTAAGTGGATTATTGTCTTTATCTAGAAGACCAAGCTCCTGCACCAAAAGcatgagaaatattttagcaCAATTATGACTTGCAGCTAAATGGACATCAGTTCACCAGATCTCCTCCCACCTTCAGCTTCAAGCAGGCAAGTGCTGCAGCCTTTTTCTCTGCCATCACTCGGCTGCCCGCCGTCGCTCTGAACATCATGTTCTCCGGCCAAAGTAGAGTCAGCTcgcactttttttgttttccacctgCTGTTCTGAAATGCATTAACTCCTataggtaaaaaaacaaaacaaaaaacattcagatataAAGAGGATAGAAATGATAGGCTCCGAatgtagaaatataaaaaactttgACCAACCCTGACTCTGCTGGTTGAAGTGGCCACCTGGATCACTCTTGTCAGAAGAGATTTAGGTTGTGGAAACAGAGAAAGAGCTTCAGAGACATTGGAGGCATCTTCCGCCGGAGAGAACAATTCATGAGCTCTGGAGGTGGGAGCGTTTGTCAGACAGTCCTCTTCAGGATAATAAAGATGGGAATGTAGCCCTCCTCTCACCCGGCCAGCTCTCCTCTTTGGGAGCTGATTGTTRGGACCAATCACACCCAATTCctttggtgaaaaacaaaaaacacaagtacca
The Poecilia reticulata strain Guanapo linkage group LG17, Guppy_female_1.0+MT, whole genome shotgun sequence DNA segment above includes these coding regions:
- the dhx30 gene encoding putative ATP-dependent RNA helicase DHX30 is translated as MALHGALLVRLKELCKVAKCAHTAGKTAFNWSGEMRWYGTKAQKFHERSASCFNSKRDLLEEFPDPKNLLNNTISRSLGVNDLSQLIQYTCTEHDGVKKATVTLLWPNRIKEDGYASKKIDAERFAAAAACLRLRELGVIGPNNQLPKRRAGRVRGGLHSHLYYPEEDCLTNAPTSRAHELFSPAEDASNVSEALSLFPQPKSLLTRVIQVATSTSRVRELMHFRTAGGKQKKCELTLLWPENMMFRATAGSRVMAEKKAAALACLKLKELGLLDKDNNPLTHAKYHREKVKEAGERERRPFPLEIPEYLEQRMRDYLTKYPVATEVQQLWEEEEARGQQTVNEEEEDEEDYVADAITGRPYRPMSKHQAQCLSRQLQDVWKRANPGLSVELPVDAHRQRVVSAVRSSRXVVIAGETGCGKTTRIPRFLLEEQVRDGEGADCNVLVTQPRRISAVSVAHRVAHEMGPRLKHHVGYQVRLESRPPENSGGSMLFLTVGVLLKKLQSNPTLAGISHVVVDEVHERDVNTDLLLALLHSSLDENPDLRVVLMSATGDNQRLAEYFGGCPIVKVPGFMHPVKDRYLEDVMQEMGRSAKFQNRVELSKGSDEAAPDLDLVADVIEHIDRHGEPGAVLCFLPGWQDIKVVQQKLEEKPNFSPGSQMIVPLHSSLSVADQQVVFQRPQAGQRKIVLTTNIAETSITIDDIVHVVDTGTHKEQNYDQRTKVSCLDTVWISRSNVTQRKGRAGRCQPGQAYHLFPRKQLETMTPFPVPEILRTPLESLVLQAKIHSPNCKAVDFLSQVLDSPEPQAVRDAVQNLQDIGVLDKTETLTPLGERVACMSCDPRLGKVLVLSAMFRCVLPLLSVAACLTRDPFLNSLQNRTLVNKAKEELSGSSYSDYLVFSRAILGWRKVQHEGARGERDYYLBKYTLSRGSLRFINGLISQFSDNLQEAQLVSRASECQRQTSIYNEHSNQDELLKAVLLAGLYPNLIQVKKGIVTKGGRFRPNNLALRSLSGPVLLHRSSVNRGKEDLPSRWLTFFSAVKSNGNVFIRDSSAVHPLALLLLTDCDISETVNGAMVEVSFPGRSLVRCEVPLQTWDLLWDLRTSIQTMLYRNFNNPSNXNXSQDGNLISLLVELLNNTESNPFVEMSGTESEVD